In one Enterobacteriaceae endosymbiont of Donacia sparganii genomic region, the following are encoded:
- the glnS gene encoding glutamine--tRNA ligase, giving the protein MYKYNNFYKKNFIFKIIENDIRNKKYNIICTRFPPEPNGYLHIGHIKSICLNFSIAKFYKGIFFLRIDDTNPSTENIKYIKSIKKDLIWLGFKWDKNIKYSSNYFDLIYKYAIELIKKNLAYVDELNIKDIKNYRGTLLIPGKNSPYRNRSIEENLELFKKMRLGRFPEGKVSLRAKIDMQSKVIVMRDPVLYRIKFQEHHQTGKKWCIYPTYDFSHCIADAIEGITHSLCTLEFQDNRILYDWILNNISIKHHPKQYEFSKLKIEYGITSKRNINILIKNKIVSGWDDPRLLTISGLRRKGYTASSLKDFCYRIGITKQNNIIEISSLESCIRLELNKIAPRAMAVLRPLKIIIDNFPSNKKIKLLIPNHPNNKNMGYKNIYFTKEIYIDILDFSEIEKKNYKRLILGGKVRLRYSFIIKAKKIIKNKNGNITCIHCIYYKDTLGIKIDKKKRIIKGIIHWISCSYSKPALFYLYNNLFIKKNINNIDNILSFLNKKSLLIYNGFIEKNLLQLNNNNQHFQFEREGYFFFDKKYSNKNKIIFNRIISLKKKNN; this is encoded by the coding sequence ATGTATAAATATAATAATTTTTATAAAAAAAACTTTATTTTTAAAATAATTGAAAATGATATAAGAAATAAAAAATATAACATAATATGTACTAGATTCCCTCCAGAACCTAATGGGTATCTCCATATAGGACATATTAAATCAATCTGTTTAAATTTTTCTATAGCTAAATTTTATAAAGGAATATTTTTTTTAAGAATTGATGATACTAATCCTTCAACTGAAAATATAAAATATATTAAATCTATAAAAAAAGATTTAATATGGTTAGGATTTAAATGGGATAAAAATATTAAATATTCATCAAATTATTTTGATTTAATATATAAATATGCAATAGAATTAATTAAAAAAAATTTAGCTTATGTTGATGAATTAAATATAAAAGATATTAAAAATTATAGAGGTACATTATTAATACCAGGAAAAAATAGTCCATATAGAAATCGTTCAATAGAAGAAAATTTAGAATTATTTAAAAAAATGCGTTTAGGTAGATTTCCCGAAGGTAAAGTATCTTTACGTGCAAAAATAGATATGCAATCAAAAGTTATTGTGATGAGAGATCCTGTTTTATATAGAATTAAATTTCAAGAACATCACCAGACTGGTAAAAAATGGTGTATATATCCAACTTATGATTTTAGTCATTGTATAGCTGATGCAATTGAAGGTATTACACATTCTTTATGTACATTAGAATTTCAAGATAATAGAATTTTATATGATTGGATACTTAATAATATTAGTATAAAACATCATCCAAAACAATATGAATTTTCAAAATTAAAAATAGAATATGGAATAACTTCAAAAAGAAATATTAATATATTAATAAAAAATAAAATTGTTAGTGGATGGGATGATCCTCGTTTATTAACTATTTCCGGATTACGTAGGAAAGGATATACTGCTTCATCTTTAAAAGATTTTTGTTATCGTATAGGTATAACTAAACAAAATAATATTATAGAAATATCTTCTTTAGAATCTTGTATAAGATTAGAATTAAATAAAATAGCACCTAGAGCAATGGCAGTATTAAGACCTTTAAAAATTATTATTGATAATTTTCCATCAAATAAAAAAATAAAATTATTAATTCCTAATCATCCTAATAATAAAAACATGGGATATAAAAATATTTATTTTACTAAAGAAATATATATAGATATTTTAGATTTTTCTGAAATAGAAAAAAAAAATTATAAAAGACTTATTTTAGGTGGTAAAGTACGATTAAGATATTCATTTATAATTAAAGCAAAAAAAATAATTAAAAATAAAAATGGAAATATTACTTGTATACATTGTATTTATTATAAAGATACATTAGGAATTAAAATAGATAAAAAAAAAAGAATCATAAAAGGTATAATTCATTGGATATCTTGTTCTTATTCTAAACCAGCTTTATTTTATTTATATAATAATTTATTTATAAAAAAAAATATCAATAATATTGATAATATTTTATCTTTTTTAAATAAAAAATCATTATTAATATATAATGGTTTTATAGAAAAAAATTTATTACAATTAAATAATAATAATCAACATTTTCAATTTGAAAGAGAGGGGTATTTTTTTTTTGATAAAAAATATTCAAATAAAAATAAAATAATTTTTAATAGAATTATTTCATTAAAAAAAAAAAATAATTAA
- the fldA gene encoding flavodoxin FldA codes for MSKIGIFFGSDTGNTENVACNIYKKLGNKISSIFNIAQVEQKDIEQYNILLFGIPTWYYGEVQCDWEYFLPTLEKINFKNKILGLFGCGDQEDYGEYFCDAISIIYNIVKINKARIIGYWPTKGYYFHSTKSLKNKNYFLGLTIDEDRQPELTNLRINTWIKQILKELKI; via the coding sequence ATGTCAAAAATTGGAATTTTTTTTGGTAGTGATACAGGTAATACTGAAAATGTTGCTTGTAATATATATAAAAAATTAGGAAATAAAATTTCTTCAATATTTAATATCGCTCAAGTAGAACAAAAAGATATTGAACAATATAATATTCTTTTATTTGGAATTCCTACATGGTATTATGGAGAAGTTCAATGTGATTGGGAATATTTTTTACCTACTTTAGAAAAAATTAATTTTAAAAACAAAATTTTAGGTTTATTTGGTTGTGGTGATCAAGAAGACTATGGAGAATATTTTTGTGATGCTATTAGCATTATTTATAATATAGTTAAAATAAATAAAGCGAGAATTATAGGATATTGGCCTACTAAAGGATACTATTTTCATAGTACTAAAAGTTTAAAAAATAAAAATTATTTTTTAGGATTAACTATAGATGAAGATAGACAACCAGAATTAACTAATTTACGTATTAATACTTGGATAAAACAGATATTAAAAGAATTAAAAATATAA
- a CDS encoding alpha/beta fold hydrolase: MILSYLIIPNNNLFIKNKYTIIILHGLFGNKKSLYFMGKFLNKYLKYKILLLDIRNHGLSPQNNKMDYLFLSQDILDTLNFLNIKKNIIIIGHSMGGKIAMNLTQFILPNNIKMIIILDIAPVKYKNVINNIFFILEKVYKKKILIRKNVFHMFKQYIKNKYIISALLKTFINGKWDFNLPILKKEYEKILNWHLISPWNGNIVFLKGEQSNYINKIYYNKIFYQFPNARIYNIENAGHLLHIENTKLVFNLILKLCYK, from the coding sequence ATGATTCTTAGTTATTTAATTATTCCAAATAATAATTTATTTATTAAAAATAAATATACAATTATTATATTACATGGATTATTTGGAAATAAAAAAAGTTTATATTTTATGGGTAAATTTTTAAATAAATATTTAAAATATAAAATATTATTGTTAGATATTAGAAATCATGGTTTATCTCCTCAAAATAATAAAATGGATTATCTTTTTTTATCTCAAGATATATTAGATACATTAAATTTTTTAAATATTAAAAAAAATATTATTATTATTGGGCATTCAATGGGAGGGAAAATAGCTATGAATCTTACTCAATTTATATTACCTAATAATATTAAAATGATAATTATTTTAGATATAGCTCCTGTAAAATATAAAAATGTTATTAATAATATTTTTTTTATATTAGAAAAAGTATATAAAAAAAAAATTTTAATAAGAAAAAATGTATTTCATATGTTTAAACAATATATTAAAAATAAATATATAATAAGCGCATTATTAAAAACATTTATAAATGGTAAATGGGACTTTAATTTACCAATATTAAAAAAAGAATATGAAAAAATATTAAATTGGCATTTAATTTCTCCATGGAATGGAAATATTGTTTTTTTAAAGGGAGAACAATCAAATTATATAAATAAAATTTATTATAATAAAATATTTTATCAATTTCCTAATGCTAGGATATATAATATTGAAAATGCTGGTCATTTATTACATATTGAAAATACAAAATTAGTATTTAATTTAATATTAAAATTATGTTATAAATAA
- the pgi gene encoding glucose-6-phosphate isomerase: MKNINPVKTYSWKNLQNHFKKIKKLTINDLFLIDKNRFKNFSINFENKILFDYSKNFLNNETMIHLFNLARETKCIEAINAMFYGKKINITEHKSVLHTALRNDNIHFFLKKHQIYDDIKQILKKMKNISDNIILEKWKGYTNKKIKNIINIGIGGSHLGPLMITESLKSYKNKLNLFFLSNIDSNQLINIITKVKPEESLFIIASKTFNTQETITNALSIKKWFIKNINIDFNKNIFSKHFIAVTNNIDAAINFGIDKNNILPLLSEIGGRFSLWSSIGLSISLAIGFNNFKKLLQGANKMDQHFFSNPIDKNIPIIMALISIWYSNFWNTETEAIIPYCENMRFLPAYLQQLNMESNGKSIDRNKNRIKYQTSSIIWGDIGTNGQHSFFQMLHQGTKLIPCDFISFAISNNNNYQDHHIKLIANYIAQTKALAFGNIDDYICKKNIYQCCFGNKPSNSIFLKKITPYNLGLLISYYEHKIFIQGVILNIFSFDQWGVELGKKITNFLVEDLNQNIQKINKYDSSSQGLINFYKNFN; this comes from the coding sequence ATGAAAAATATTAATCCTGTAAAAACTTATTCTTGGAAAAATTTACAAAATCATTTTAAAAAAATTAAAAAATTAACTATTAATGATTTATTTTTAATAGATAAAAATAGATTTAAAAATTTTTCTATTAATTTTGAAAATAAAATTCTTTTTGATTATTCAAAAAATTTTCTTAATAATGAAACTATGATTCATTTATTTAATTTAGCAAGAGAAACTAAGTGTATTGAAGCTATTAATGCTATGTTTTATGGTAAGAAAATTAATATAACAGAACATAAATCTGTTTTACATACAGCATTAAGAAATGATAATATCCATTTTTTTTTAAAAAAACATCAAATATATGATGATATAAAACAAATTTTAAAAAAAATGAAAAATATTTCTGATAATATTATTTTAGAAAAATGGAAAGGTTATACAAATAAAAAAATAAAAAATATTATAAATATAGGCATAGGTGGTTCTCACTTAGGTCCTTTAATGATTACAGAATCATTAAAATCTTATAAAAATAAATTAAATTTATTTTTTTTATCTAATATTGATTCTAATCAATTAATAAATATTATTACTAAAGTAAAACCAGAAGAAAGTTTATTTATTATTGCTTCAAAAACTTTTAATACACAAGAAACAATAACTAATGCTTTAAGTATAAAAAAATGGTTTATAAAAAATATAAATATAGATTTTAATAAAAATATTTTTTCTAAACATTTTATTGCTGTTACAAATAATATTGATGCAGCTATAAATTTTGGTATTGATAAAAATAATATTTTACCTTTATTATCTGAAATAGGAGGACGTTTTTCTTTATGGTCTTCTATAGGATTATCAATATCTTTAGCTATTGGTTTTAATAATTTTAAAAAATTATTACAAGGTGCTAATAAAATGGATCAACATTTTTTTTCTAATCCTATAGATAAAAATATTCCTATTATTATGGCTTTAATTAGTATTTGGTATAGTAATTTTTGGAATACAGAAACAGAAGCAATAATTCCTTATTGTGAAAATATGCGTTTTTTACCTGCATATTTACAACAATTAAATATGGAATCTAATGGTAAATCTATAGATAGAAATAAGAATAGAATAAAATATCAAACTAGTTCTATTATATGGGGTGATATAGGTACTAATGGACAACATTCTTTTTTTCAAATGTTACATCAGGGAACTAAATTAATACCATGTGATTTTATATCTTTTGCTATATCTAATAATAATAATTATCAAGATCATCATATTAAACTTATTGCAAATTATATTGCACAAACAAAAGCACTAGCATTTGGTAATATTGATGATTATATATGTAAAAAAAATATATATCAATGTTGTTTTGGCAATAAACCTAGTAATTCTATTTTTTTAAAAAAAATAACTCCTTATAATTTAGGGTTATTAATTTCATATTATGAACATAAAATTTTTATACAAGGAGTAATTTTAAATATATTTTCTTTTGATCAATGGGGTGTTGAATTAGGAAAAAAAATAACTAATTTTTTAGTTGAAGATTTAAATCAAAATATTCAAAAAATAAATAAATATGATAGTTCATCTCAAGGATTAATTAATTTTTATAAAAATTTTAATTAA